CTACACATGcgtggcatgaaacacagcgCCCCAGAAAaaagggcatcagtacgaaaaatgtaccgagtatgtaaggcattaATAAaatgtaataataataaaatagtaTTTCGGAGAGAGATAAGAGTCAACTTATAACTTCTAACTTGCCGCCGAGGGCCGTAACATATAGAATAAATCTCATCtcgtatatataaataaaactacAATATAATAGTTCTAGTTACCTCATTTTCATGACGTtaactgcccaactgatcagtggtaactgcccgaccagCCGTAGTTCGGTGCTAAATGCATAACTACCCAACTGGTGGTAAATAATaatacataactgcccaaccgatagtaactgcccgaccggccatagctcggtggtaaatgcataagGATGCTTAAAAAACATTAACTTCCCTTACATAAAAGCCACAGAATATTCACAAATCACATTCACCCTCCTATATACTAACAGTTTTAGGACTCGTAATAAAAGCAAAGCCAAGTTCAATAAATAGCATATCGTGCTTCTTGGCTGGCACAATGGCTTCCATTTTATGTGCTCCTTTAAGTATAATTATCATATCCTATTCTATTACCTTTTGTCTCACTTTATCGGAATGAATAACATAGGCAttcttaactgctaagagtagaactaCATATGGACTAACATTATGTGTACGTATCGTTACGTGGAttatgccaaaataaagaaggatTAGCCTTAATATAGCTGGAGTAGGGAAAAGTCCGTATAATAATCTTGAAAAGGATTACACTATACTCCGTTAGAACTGCAAAATTTTACGGAGCTAAGGACCTAATAATTCTTGCAGGAATCGTTTGGTTTCAAGAAGCCTTGTTGAAAACTAGAATGAATTTCTAATGTTTTGAAGTCTTTGTATCCAAATATGAGAAATGAAGAGTTTGTATATAACACACTACTTTTTCAAGTCTTCTTATTCAAGAATAGAAATGATGTGTCTTGCACTTAATACATTATTTTTCCACTTAACcaaaaatgactaagagtcatttatTTGTTTGGTTAGTGGCTTGATTCCACGTGGGTGGGGTGGAATTTTAATATTattcaataattaattaattaattaattaattaggtaatatccggCTACCTGGTacttaatcaattacccgcataattaagaattatctcaaattacttaaaaattctacttatttttaatacactttatacatcatgCTATCACGGtaatatggtaccttgtatggtactagtccataaatatcgggtattatcgctcggcccgtattttattccaaatcgacaaccttcaacaaaactcattttcttttatttgcttACCTTCtttccttcacgaatttactcactAGGTGTTTGAAGTAGcctaatgcttataatctcaagaaAATCTCATCCCCAAATCTACGttgattaactgaagacgaaactttaacgtataaaaacgtgagatgtaacagtgagggcatccacatccggcatacttggcaaatgatcaaggtagggaatctCCTTTGAATGAAACGACGCGTAGGACTCGTAaactcttggtctaacgggaggtggagcatgctccctcgtcaaatCAGGTTGAGCATTATTGTCCTcatcatcatcaccctcatcagggaAGGGTGGGTCATCTCCAAACTCAtcagcattgttgtcataatcactattctCTTTCTGACTCTGCTTATCTGCTAGATCCCGATTAAATAAGTCGTCTTTGGGCAATTGAATAAAGATAGGACCTTCAAGTTGCttgttttcactgcacaaccaataACATAATGAGTTTCTCAAATTGATCCAAACTTTACATATAATCTTTATCACTTCATTTACAAATCATAATGTATTGATATCGCATGATGCACATTATTCTATTGATGATGAatcccggatggaccaccatgatccaaTACACCAAAATTAGGTATATTCCAACTGGACGTTGGTTCATAACTTGTATAATTCATATTTAACTGGTACCTCCTAtggaatatatgagtgttaatacaaattcaatacataaaaataaacatcgtaacacaaaggaaaattgaagtttTCCACTCGACTTGTGGATTATGTAAACTAGGGGAGAAAGTATTTCCTCGCTTCTCATTCGCCCGTGGAGATAAATTTAGATCAGGACAAACTCTTTCACCTGGAACCTATTCGgctaaaactgctccaaaataacAACCCAATGATTGAAGGATATCCCTACTTTGCGGAACTTCATTATTACGAACGTCTTCAGCCTTGACGTATATTTCCAACATTTTTATCATAAGCCATTCTCGGTGTTCATCCGGAGTCCTCAAAAAATCTCTCAGAGTTTCATCGTCTTCGAGTTAAACTCAGCATAACAAGAAACCCCTTGCGGAGTAACATATCTTTCGGTTACTTTAATATTCACCGAGCGTTTGCTCACACtcatttttgcataacaacgataccgatgaatcgtactctattgtaagtggcaactTAACATGATACTGTGGAGAACAACTATACTGTACTGAGCTATTCTTCACCACAatctcacccccccccccctcctccaCCCCCCCAATATAGTGAAACTCTAATTCTTCATTATTCAAATATTATGACAAAATGcaaaataatttaacaaataaatatttACCGAACAAATATTTCGGAAGACTTGAAGGATTCCGAAGGATTCTGAATGGATTTTTACAAAATCGTGAAACTccttaaataaggaaaagaacagTTCGGGAGTACAATTATTTGATGCATAGCGCCTTAAATATGCACGCTATACCCAGTTAAACTATTAGTGTGTCAGTTAAGTCCAGAAGAATTATTGAGTATTTCAACGCACTATATCTTAACGAACAAACGTGTCGCCAAGGTATAGCGCGGTGAAATACCGCGTTGTATATATTATAGTGCCCaatcttttatttttttacctATTATAATTGCTTGAGTCCAAAAGAATCACACTTTGATTCCGGACTCACAATGATATGAGGGGAGACGACGGGTTAGGAATTAGTATTAACAACTTTTATTCTTCACCATAACGGGGAGCTTCGCCCTcttggtctccaatttcaagggCTTCTCACTTTTTTTCTCGCTTAGGGAGATCCCATTGTCCTATCCAAGATACTGCACTTCTGCCGTTTGAACTAATAGCGAAATATCGATATTTTAAGTTGgataaaattataaacacaaatAAAGTTTATTTTCGCAAAAAATAAAATTGCCATgtgacaaaaaagaaaaaaagaagatgagAATAAGTAGGAAACTCCGTAATTATAGCTTGTTCCGTAGATTTCAATCTCTTTATAGTGACATAACACTTGAATTAGTGAAGATTTACGTCCAAACTTTCAGCAAAAGATATCTAATAGCTTTTTTCTTGAAGACAATCTAAGAGACTAACAGTTGAATGTTCTATCTCGGTCCAAATAGTAATAGGTTAGTTGAGGTcaaaaattttaaacttattattGGTGATCTTATTAGAGATTCTACATAGATGTTATAGAGGTGTAGTTTACAAAGAGCATACTGTTACAAACATGGATGTTACTTTTATAGGTAAAAAATTATTATTGACAGTGGCGGAGCCATATTTAACCAAGGGGTGTCACCTTCGAGCCGAAAAATTATATTGTAGTGCTAGataattgtttttgttttatgTGTATTTACTATATATTGATCCCCTTGACTTTTCGATATAtctaatttttttatattttgacatCCTATGATAAAAATTCTGGCTCTGCCACTAATTATAGAGATAtaaaatataacataaaaaatTCGTTCCGAAAAAAACTTTAGTTTTATAGTGAAACTAGTACACGCGCAACACGCGTATCATAAAACAAGTACAAGTAAAACTACGCGCATTGATTTAGAGACCGTTCAAGTTTATTGATTCTTTTTTAAGTTTAAATTATAAAGTTAGAGTTTTAAGAAAATGAGAACGCAAAGTGATATATAGCCTTGAGGCACTGGATGTAGTCATCAGGATctttacttttataaattaatgtaacaaaaataatattaaattataaaaaatttaacaaaTATATAATAAGGATGTATACGGTTGAAATCATAATCCTCCGATTTATAAGCTCGTGGTCCCGTCTTGAGTCCGAAGTCCGGgcaagatcaagtttgagttCGAGGGACCAGACCCGAGTTCGAAGGCGAAGCACGATGCATACCGAGGTCGAGTGTGTTCGACCACGAAATAGTACCGTTATGAATTTGTACCGGAACGAgttagattcctgccacgtccccaaagTCATGGCATGGATCCCAGAATATGATTGTACTATTCCGTAGTATGCGGTTAGACagctgtaccaagaatattccttactgtaaataaaaatgttccttatttagggttcccctattatacaAAGGAGACCCTGATCATTTGTAAGATCATCTTATCATCACtaagcaaagaatatactctctaccttTTTACCTACTGTTCATCAGCATTGTTCTTTAACTCCATTGTTCTTTAACTCCATTGTTCTTGCTTCGTTTTGATTACTTGACTGTTCTTACTACCCTAAGCCACCTAGAGGTCACTAAGCTCGAAGTCACCGTTGCTAAGTAACATTGGTTTAATTCACTTCTATTTTACATTCcaacttcatatttcttgattattaattggtattgaactaaatcacatatctttaaaaccactaatcaagtttaattgttactcgtattttcgagatAAACAGTTTTgcgcccaccgtagggctaaagataatagtgattatttctttactAATTTTTCATTACACACATtgcttttacactttttcttgtcaaagatttttTGATTCTCGGGCTAAAATATGTCTAGCTCACAAAATGCATCCATTCACGACaacgaaggtcttggagaaaataGCAACGCTGGAGTCGGTGTGTGATTAACTTttttcatcacttgttttaaaagtggattctgcgttccgaggccttaaaatccTCTTTCGGCGTCACCTCGATTTGcctgcgcagtccgggcacgtagctgGAAAGCCATTTCgggaaaatctatgaaaaatgatgaatttcgcatttaaaatgagtttaagttgacttcagtcaacattttgggtaaacggatccggacccgtgatttgatagtcccgaagggtccgtgaaaaaatatgggacttgggcatatgcccggaatcaaattccgaggtcccaagcccgagaaataaatttttaaagaaaactgttttctgaaattatttctgagttttggaaatgaaaagtgtttaaaacttgatggtatcgggcccgtattttggttccggcacccggtacaggtcttatatgtgatttaagataagtctgtgaagtttggtaagaaatgaaCTTGAAAccacgtgaatcggatcgttcttgagaaaaatgaaaaatttgaagttcttgatcatgattttgatattaaattcatagttgtcgatgttattttagtgatttgaatgcacgagtgagtccgtatgatgtttttaggttggtgtacatatttggtttggagccccgaggattcgggtgagttttggataggccacggggtgggtttttggacttaaggaattgtAGGCTTCATCTATTTCTGTGCAGGCCTGcaggtttcgcaattgcgaaggctgGCTCGCCAATacgatatcgcaaatgcgagggctatGTCACAATTGCAAAAGTAGCCCAGGCCAGCCTATCTCACAATTGCGAGTGTtttaatcgcaaatgcgatccctcGGCTTGTGgccagtcatcgcaaatgcgacatgttgGTCGCATTTcccagctcgcaaatgcgagcccatTTTTGAAAATGCAAACTTAGCAGAAGTTTGGGTTCAAAAttgtcgcaattcccatatctgcaacctgcaattttataacttagccgaaaatcttttatttttcacactctttcaaaaccaaaacactcttgggcgatttttcaaagacaactcttcttccaaatcggttgtaagtcaattttaactcgtttctttcaatcattaacatcttttcacataatttcaactcaaaattaatgattttcatggggagaattgggtattttgggtagaacctaggtttttcaaaaattagggatttggacctcgatttgaggtccgatttcaaaacaaattacatatttgggttcgtgggggaatggaaaatcaggttttggttcgaacctcgggttttgaccatgtggatccaagggcaatttttgactttttgggtaaaactttggaaaactcattttcatgcattggagttgatttatttagtgtttattgatataattaagtaacttgtggctagatacgagcgagttggtggtagaatcaaggggtaaagcgatagttgagacgtgaattgtgttcgtggcatcgaggtatgtgtttggtctaaccttagcttgagggattaggagtcgagtcctatttgctatgtggtatttgtcgagtacgacgtataggcatggtgatgagtatctatacgtagtgtcaagcatgcccgtgagtcttatattgtgattattatggcttcattgtattattcatgccttgatgatgatttctattgttgggcaaagtttgtgcaaGTATTGTAAcatttgaatattgaggagcgttggttcaagttgtacaatgaaatgtgaaagtataagtgaaaattgaaccttttagagcattggctcaaagttgtgaaatgagttgtgaagtaaaagtgaaaaagagaagagaatcattatattatctcccttgctgggaatttgttgtttttgatgttatctccctagccgggatgttgatgcttcttttgatgttattcccttgccgggacttgattgttgaactattgttcccttgccgagatccttattgtaatttcatttaatcccttgccctattatttgtgattgttgtttgggtgaggaagagtgttaaagcacaaaggttgatgtcgtgtattgttttggtaagagagtattaaagcatgaagggtgatgccatgtatgatttgtgaggaaagagtgtaaagcacgaagggtgatgttatgtcgcacgatgtaccattccgtgccgattatattgattatatggtgaggacgagagtaaaagcaagaagggtgatgccttgcatattttcattacttgattgctttggtgaggacgagagtaaaagcacaaagggtgatgtcgtgcacttattgatttctaattctttgttgatatctgagatatgttgtttctttcaattacatgttgtctttctattctaaattgatagttcccccacaacatgttacccctcccatacttgactgtagaTTACTGTTCTCCTTTTCCGctatatatagttgaattgcacaggtttatttggtagtctggtcctagccttgtcactacttcgccgaggttaggctaggcacttaccagcacatgggtcgattgtgctgatactacattctgcactatgtgcagaccCCGGAGCAGCAgcatttggaccgtagattgggtggctgccttcagtccacacggagatccaaggtagacctgcaggcataCGCAGGTCCTGGCGTCTCCCTATATCCCtttattcctgtttcatttccttaattcagaaacagtgtattgcttattttcagactttgtatgtagcattcttagatcatctgtggtactgtgacaccagttctgggtggtcgagGTTCAAACAGTTGGATTAGATATATATTCAGATAATTTACTGtgtttcttccgcttattgtaacTTTCCGCTGTCTACACGCTTtggctttataattgttaaagagtataaaatggataaagaagtaatttgttcaaataattggcttgcctagctcacattagtaggcaccatcacgactcccgagggtggaaaatccaggtcgtgacacgGTGTACCACCGATAAACCCAGGGGAAGTGTCGAATGTGGAACTTGttgatgttagttcacacattgctttgaatGTAGATCTAGGCGCGGACCCCGGAGGAAATGTACGCAGGGAAGCCCGAGCCCGTGGCCAAAGAACACAAGAAATGGAAAAAGGAGGAGTCAACCTCCGGGTGATATTCAAAATGCTTCAAGCCTAGCAagtcgccatcgctcaacttTAGAGTCAGAATAGAACTCCAAACACAGCCGAACCAGTGAACACTCGGCATGCTGAACCAGCATTTGAAAGGCCCGATGAAAGCGGTTCAGGGACTAACCCCACGATTATGAAAATGCTTGAGGAACTAACTAAGAGGATTAAGTccggagaaaagaaaattgaagataATGATAAAAAAAAGTGGAAGCTTATAACTCTCGAGTAGACCAGATACCAGGGGCACCTCCATTTCTGAAAGGTCACAAAAACCATTCCCATCGAGTGCGGCTCTGATGACCATTCCCAAGAAGTTTCGCATGCCcgatataccaaaatatagcgGGACAACCGACCCTAACGAGCACATAACTTCATACACTTGTGggattaaaggaaatgatttaAATGACGATGAAACCGAATCAGTTTTGCTGAAAAGATTTGGGGAAACACTATCGAAGGGAaccatgatttggtatcacaatttagctcctaactccattgaCTTATTTGCTATGTTAGTAGATGCCTTCATGAAAGCACACGTCGGAGCCATAAAGGTGGCCACGAGGAAATCAGACAtcttcaaaataaagcaaaggaacgatgagatgctaagggagttcgtgtccCAGTTTCAGATAGAAGGAATGGAATTACCATTGGTCTCCGATGACTAGGCAGTACAGGCCTTTATGAAGGGTCTGACTGAAAAGAGCTCGATAGCGTCTCGGCAGTTAAAGTAGAACCTAATTGAATATCCCGCTTTGACATGGTCGAATGTGCACAATCGttatcagtcaaagatcagggtcgaggacaaccagttgggagccccctcgggttcagttcatcctaacAAATTCGTAGCCAACCCCTAAGGATACGGTCGGGGAATCGAGATTCAATAAAGAACGGTATCAGCCATATGCCGATCGAAGGAACAGCGGCCCGAGCCACAACACTCCTCGGAGCGATCGGcgaaatgatcgaggtcaaagttctcggggactcatgagtaaaaGCGGGTTTGATAAGCATACCGGTCCCGCCGAGGCTCCTcgattatcagaatacaacttcaacatagaTGCGTCAGGGATTGTCTCAGCTATTGGGAAAATTAAAGACACTAAGTGGCCTAGTCCAATACAGACTGATACCTCTCAAAGGAACCCGaatttgatgtgcaagtatcatggcacacatggtcatCGAACAGAAGATTGCAGAAAAATGAGGGAAGAAGTGACTCGTTCGTTCAacgagggccaccttcgagaattcctaagtgatcgaGTTAAGAATCACCACAGAGAAAGAGATGCAAGGAAACATGAACacgaagaaccacaacatgtaatccacatgatcattggcggAGCGGATGTCCCTCAACGACCTATATTCAAACTCACCAAGGTGTCAATTACAAGAGAAAAACAGACTCGGAGCTATGTGCCCGAGGATGCCTTATCGTTCGGTAACGAGGAAGTGGATGGcttatctcagcctcacaacgatgccctggtaatctctatcttcttgaataaaattcaaattaaacgtgttttAGTAGATCCAGGTAACTCAGCtaacataatcagatcgagggtcgtagaataACTCGGCCTACAAGATTAGATTGTACCTGCTTCCCGAGTCCTGAgtagcttcaacatggcaagcgaaataACAAATGGAGAAATAATCTTGCTAGTGAACGTAGTCGGGACCATACAAGATACaaagttccatgtcatcgaaggtgacatgaggtataacgcactccttgggagaccatggatacacaacatgagagTAGTGCCTACgactcttcaccaaatgatgaagttcccaacggAGAAAGGTGTGAAGACAGTCTACGGAGAGCAACATGAtgcaaaagagatgtttgcaatcaAGGAAGTGGTGTCGATACCGGAGCCCTTAACCTCGGAGAAATCAAGAACCAAAGGCAAGCAAGCGGCTAAATAGCCATCACGGCCCCGGCCTCGATGGAGTCAGAACAACATGTAACCAAATTTCTTAAAATAATGGTAGTAGTccttaaaaagggaaaaaaatttAGAATGTGCATAAAATATAAGGACTTGAACAGAGCATGTCCAAAAGATTATTTCCCCTTGCCAAGCATCGATCACATGATCAATGCCACAGCTGGCCACGAGACCctaacttttctcgatgcctactctggGTACAATCAGGTTTAGATGAaccaggaaaagacttcatttattacaaaatttgggacttattgttataatgtaatgcccttctgGCTAAAAAAATGCAGAAACTACATGCCAACGTCTAGTTAACGAAATAGGCAAAACAATGGAAGTTTGTATTTTGGTTAAGTCCCCATGCGTAGAGTaccatttagttcatttgtaggaAACATTTACGATCGTGAGGAAATGCAATGTGAAGCTTAACCCGGAGAAATGCGCCTTCGGAGTTTGCTCGAGGTATCGAAATCAAGGCTATCGAGGATATCACGATCATGGATAGTGTAGGGGTTGTGCAAAGACTCACGGGGCGAATAGCTGCCTTGGgtcgattcatttcgaggtcgtCGGATCAAAATCACTAGTTCTTCtctttgctcaaaaagaaaaacgaCTTCACAATATCagcaagccttagaagaattaaaGCGATAGCTATCGAGCCCGCCTTTGCTTCATACCCTGAAGGTAGATGAGAAACAGAAGCATCACTTGTTCGAATAGTCGTGCGAAAGCAAAGGATTGAAAGATACTATAATAGGAGGACCAACCTCTGACATTTCTGAGTCAGGGACATAGTCTACAAAACTTCACCCTCGATACTCGAGACCTGAATGAAAGAAAACTGGGACCGAACTAATAAGGACCGTATTGAGACCTCAGAATTGTTGGCATAAGACCTTACAAACTCAGCACGATGGAAGGCAAACAAACGACTGGAGCATGTCACTACTCAAACGATGCTACTGCTAAGGTATGTTTTTATCCTTTTTCACTATTTGGGTTTAAAACTAACTCATTACATATTTTCAATCGAAGGCGTACGATCTCAAAGGTATCATTTTTtacacgaaggccttaggttttaaagcatgtgttgcactctttttcccttagatcggattttgtcccaaatgagtTTTACCGGccaactatgtgctacctaaggaaaactcaacaATATTCAACGCTTCTTTTTAATCAACCTTGAATACTgtggggcatcaccctcggaggtcaTATTTTCAAGGAAAATGCTTCACTCGAaaggaaaactttgtaatggaCCAAACAGTCAGATGAACCGTGTCTATATAGAATAATCAAGACCTGACGGCGAAGCATGTACCGATTATTTGAAGAAGCATTATGTTAATATCAAAAATAAttgtgtctcaaagaagtctACTATTATATGAGCTCTACACTTATAATCCTACGGGAAATGGTTCAAGAGCCCAAGCATAAAAGCacccccgaatactcggggactgtcatcgataGTCAATACGTTCGAGTCATCAAAGACTTGGACTTATAAGACCTCACAGAGGCATCCCCTCAAAACAAAGGACAAGGCCAATATTCTCAGAGACTAACGTTTCGAACAAGTTCGGAACGTTATCGGGAAACAGGTACAAGTGACATACCAAATGGCAAAGGCCATACTAAAGACCATGGTCatataaaggctacggccaaaataatgcggctcggagacgtctGACTTCCGCCATAAATTAAAGTCATTCAAACACTTTGTAAAAACCGGTTAAATCAAGCTACCCTTGGTATAAGTAAAATATAATGGGCTTCAATAAATTTAGCCCCCGAATAATTTAATGGGCTTGGATAAATTCAGCCCTCGAATAaatttaaaggcttcgataacatcaTCTCTCGATGAAACCTCGGGAGGTACTCAATTATCAGTACACAAATAAGGTCCCGACACGACGAACCTTCAAAAAACCCAATGGGTACAAAagacacatgctaaggcataactaaAAGTATTTTAGCCGaaatgagggaaaaattatataGCCATTCTAGAGGCCGAATCGGCCCAAttcaaagagcctaagggccgatatataagAGCCCAAAGGCCAACTTCGAAAGGCTTAAGGACCAAACACTTATAGTTCGAGACTCTGCTCTCACTTCGATCAAGATCCAAGAGTCACGATACCCAAAGCTTATATTGGATCGATTTAAACTTAGCTTGAGGATTATTATATCTATCGATAAAGATCTAAGGGTTTATTACATCCCAACCCCAAACCAATTCTCGGACCAATCATTCAAACGAAGTTTTCCATAAATAAAGACAATATTAAATCTAGCACAAACCAAAAATGAGATAAAAAGTTCCCCTTGTATTTCCAAAAGATGATTACAGGAGATATTTACACAAGGGAAACTTGCAcgaaaacaaaataaggaaaccCAAAACTACTTCGGGGTCATATCTTCGGCAGCTGCATCTTCAGGAGTCGCATCTTCGAGAGCCTCGCCCTCAGGGAGTACATCTTCGTCTCCTCCACTCTCGGAGCCACTGGCTAAATCATCCTCATCAGAAAGAAGAGCGGCAACCTCTTCTTCCAAAATCTTCGCCCTTTCAATATCGGCTGAGAAATCGAGACCGCGAGCATATACCTCCTCGAGGGTTACCCTCCTGGATTGTCGCCTAGCATGGTCAAGTGCACTTGATAGCTTGACTTCTGCCGCAGAAGCAATCTCTTTTGCCCGAGTATTAGCTGCTTCAGCATCGGCTCGGTAGGAAGACATAATTGCCTCAGCGTCAGATTTGGCCTTGGCCAGCTCAGCAGCGGATTTAGCTTTAAGATCCTCGATTTTGCAGCCTCGAGCTAGGCTCTCCTCCTTCACACTTTGAAGCTAGCGCTCGAGTGAAGACAGATATTCTCAAAGAGTTTCCTTCTTAGAGGTAAGATTGTCCATACCATGCCTCCACCCGAAGGTCTCGGCCTCCTTCACTTTAAGCTCCTCTCAAAGCTGCAAGACCAATTTGCCTTCTGATGAAACTACGAGATTAAAAGTATTAGTCATCAAAACAAACAAGTACATAACAGACCCTCAAAGACTATATTACCTGTTCAAAAAACTCGGCCCGTTCTTGGAAAGCTTTCGTCAATTCAACTCGTAGATCGTTGATCTCCCCCTCTTTCTTGACATAGAGGATTTTAATATTGTCCATCACCTCTAAGACTTTCTTAAGCTCGGATTCGCATCGGGCAAGCTGAGTCTGAGATTTGGAAAATGCTTGTCGGTGAAGTGACACGGCCTTCTCGCAAGAAAAAGAAGTCAGAATCAGAAAGA
This genomic stretch from Nicotiana sylvestris chromosome 9, ASM39365v2, whole genome shotgun sequence harbors:
- the LOC138877458 gene encoding uncharacterized protein translates to MRLPPPGEEEISNLFKEKKKKRGSSANTPRQKKSTARKPKADIMALSPKTAQCLRDQEEEEEDDDCFLVAQERGSPDALKTNEPTVTEAVSLHRQAFSKSQTQLARCESELKKVLEVMDNIKILYVKKEGEINDLRVELTKAFQERAEFFEQLQSVKEESLARGCKIEDLKAKSAAELAKAKSDAEAIMSSYRADAEAANTRAKEIASAAEVKLSSALDHARRQSRRVTLEEVYARGLDFSADIERAKILEEEVAALLSDEDDLASGSESGGDEDVLPEGEALEDATPEDAAAEDMTPK
- the LOC138877457 gene encoding uncharacterized protein, with translation MSKSGFDKHTGPAEAPRLSEYNFNIDASGIVSAIGKIKDTKWPSPIQTDTSQRNPNLMCKYHGTHGHRTEDCRKMREEVTRSFNEGHLREFLSDRVKNHHRERDARKHEHEEPQHVIHMIIGGADVPQRPIFKLTKVSITREKQTRSYVPEDALSFGNEEVDGLSQPHNDALVISIFLNKIQIKRVLVDPVNVVGTIQDTKFHVIEGDMRYNALLGRPWIHNMRVVPTTLHQMMKFPTEKGVKTVYGEQHDAKEMFAIKEVVSIPEPLTSEKSRTKGKQAAK